The Candidatus Zixiibacteriota bacterium sequence AAATGTGGATTTTTTACTGCCTATGCCGAATTGCTGGAAGCTATCGGTGTCGATTATCTCCCGGGAGGATCCCGGGCGGAAAGACAATTCATGATCGAATTGGAATCCGCCTTGTCCGGCCCATGATTTTACCAGTCGGTCTTTATATTAACGAAAAGCGTCTTGCTGTCGCGATAAATGAAGAAGATAGCTTCTTCCGGCTTATCCTGGGCGAGCCTGGCAAAGGCCGTCTTGGCATCGATTACCGATGTTATTTTTTCTCCACCGATGGATTGGATAATATCGCCGGGGAACATCCCGCCGACCGAAGCCCAGCCACCCGGCTCAACTTCCTTAACCACTACCCCCTTAAAGGAACGCTCGAGATTAAGAACGCTGTAATCAGCAAAAACCATGTCCCGGACGGTAAGTTCGAAATCGTCATTCTCATAATCGGGAGCTTCGGCCGGACTGATCGGAGCCTGGGCCAGAATAACATGGATATCCAGAGTGTCGATTTGACCGTCCAAACGACGCAGGATTTCAAAATCGATCGGGACTCCGGCCCCCATCTCGGATATTTTTTTCTGAAAAATGGGCAGGTTATCTTCTTTATTAACTTCAATCGGTGTTCCCTGGAGACTGATAATAATATCGCCGGTCTTTATTCCGGCCGAATCGGCCGGGGAATCCTTGACCACTTCATTGACAATGATTCCTCCCGGCGAGGTAATTCCCCAGAATTCCGCAATATCCGATGTCAGGGCCTGAAGGTAAATACCCAGCCAGCCGCGATCAACTTTGCCTTGTTTGGGCGGATTTTCGATAAGCTTATTAAGCCGTTCGGCATCAATCAGTCCCAGTAAAGGCATGAAATCATCAAATTGAGAAAACGATTCCATCATCCGCGAAGCATCGAAACCGCTTAAGGCGGGGTTTTCAAGATTACCCAGGACTCCAACCGCATTTCCCGAAGTGTCGTACATGATCGAAGTCAATTGCAGGGAGTTAAAACCGACCGTCAGAACGAATTCCTCGGGTGCACTGATATTGGCCGATACCAGGCCGATATCGGCACCGAGATCGGGAGTCACGAAATCAGGAAGCAGGTAGTAAATCAACAACCATTCGCCAAGTCTGAATTTACCTCGACCTCTAAATTTGACATAGTCGAACTTGCGGTTATCGGAGGCGGTAATACGGCAGAAACCGATTTTGGTGAAACGATCGACCCCGATGAATTCGGCGGGATATTTGGTTCCATCCATCATGGTAATTTCGATACTTTTCGGTTCGGCGCTGACCTGCATCCCGGCCATAGCCGACAAAGGATCATCGCTGTTAACAGAAGTGCCATCGAATAGAACCAATCCATCGGAGGAAACAACAGCTCCGATACCGCGGCTTTCGGCCTCGGTCGTTTGCATTCCAAACGAAACCTCGATCACCAGATCAACGGCAACGGTGTATTTCTCGGCATCCTGATAAATCCGATCGAAATTAAAATTCTGAGCCGAAACTGATCCGGCGGCGAGAATTATCAGGGCGGCTATTGAGAATATTGTTTTCACCTTATTGCTCCTCTATATTTTCTTCTTCAGCTTTACTTTGATGATCCACCTTGATCAACACGAATTTGATACTGCCGAAGTGTTTGACGGTTAACAGCACTTTCTTAGCTTCGGCCGACACCAGTTCATTGTAATTATCGACAAAGACTGAAAATTGCAGGGTCGGTTCCTCGTTGATCCCACGGATGACGTCCCCCGAGCGTAACCCGGCTTCCTCGGCCGCACTGACCCGTTTGACCCCCGAGACAAAAACTCCCAGGGTATCCTCGAGTTGATTTTCCACCGCCATCTGTTTGGTGATGGCTTTGACCGTGAAGCCCCATTCCTTGCACTCCAGGTCTTCTCCCATGATTTCACCAAGAGCATGGGTGATAACATCGACATATATGGTCCGGTCATTACGCATCACCGTCAATTCGATCCGGGAGCCAACCGGGCGGTCGGCGATTAATTTATAAAAAGCCGGAAGCTGTTCATCAAAACGGGCCGAAACCGGCTGGTTATCGACCTTGAGAATAATATCCCCGGCCTGTAACCCGGCTTCCTCGGCCGGTGATTTTGAATCAATTGAAGCCACCAGGACGCCTTCATCGCGGTTGGTTCCAAACCATCCCTCAAGATCCTGAAGGCTCTGACACTGGACGCCAATCCAGCTTCTGGTTACTTTGCCGTCCTTGAGAATCGCATCGATAACTTCCCGGACAATATTGCTCGGAATGGAAAAACCGATGTTGTTGGCGAACAGGGTGGCCCTGGAATTTATGCCGACAATGCGGCCCTTTAAATCGACCAGCGGGCCTCCGGAATTGCCGGGATTGATGGCGGCGTCGGTTTGAATCCAGTTATTATAAATACCGGTTCTTTCGCCGGTTGGCAGACGGGTTTCGCCGGAAAAATAGCGATCGGTCGTCGAAATGACCCCCGACGATACTGAACGGGCCAGCGCCAGAGGAGAACCCATGGCCAGAACGAATTGCCCGACCTGGACCGAATCAGAATTGCCGAATTCGGCAGTCTCGATGGTTCCCTTGTACTTCGAAAGATCAAGCTTGATAACGGCAATATCAGTAAGAGGATCGCCGCCGATAAGTTCGGCTTTAACCTGTTCTTTATCATATAAGGTACAAATAATCCTCTCGGCCTTTCCGGCTACATGATAATTGGTAACGACATAACCATCCTTGTGAAAGATGACCCCGGAACCGACCACCGACTGCTTTCTCATTTTACCTGTCCGAAAATCCGTAATCACCGGTTGAATATGAACCAGGGCGGGCAAAACCTTATCCCGGGCCTTGTAAATATCATTTTGCATGGAAAGAGGCGGTCCGGCCAGGACCGGGATCGACAGGAAAAATGTCAGGAATAATGCCGCTATCTGTTTCATCATGTACCTCATGTATATAATTCATCAGCCGGTCATATCACCGGCCGTAGTGTCCTATGACAATAAGAAAGTTGTTGCGACCTTTCAAGTCTTAATTTAACAGCCCATCGGCAAAAAAGTTCACATAAAATACCGGAGGTGATTTTTTACCAATACCCTTCCAACATCCATATGTTAAAAATCCGCAGGATATCTTACGGCGGAATTGCTGCTAATAGTATCGGACGGTCCAGCAATGATAAATGATATGCGGATTAATAACTGCCGATGAGACGGCGCAATCGTACCGAATATTCCTTTAAATCAATATTAACCGATTTTGTTGTCATTGGGATTGAGCGGAGGGGGAGTAGGCGGTGGCGGCGGCTGAACCCTGTCCACCTTAATTTCGATCGAAATAGCTCCGCATTCGCGTTTACCGAATCGGGTCATGACTACGGCGCCCAAACCGGCCGAAACCACGAATGACCAGATTATAATCGACAGAACCAGGAAAAGAGTGGCGAAGCCATTGGTGACACTTCCCGGTTTGATCATCAGCAAAGCCATGAAAAGCCAGAATATTACCATTATGGATATTCCGAAAATAATCTTGACAAGTTGAGATTTGTCGAGACCATCATAGTATTTCGCGGCTATATCGCCGATTAGACTACCCATGCCGACAATACCGAAAATGACGGCCAGGCACAGGCCGATCGGTAGGGCAATCAGCGCTATCGGGATACCGATTACAGTCAGCGACAAAAGAGCCATAACAGGTCCAAAGGCCAGTAAGATCAATAATCCAATAAAAAACGATTTGATAAAGTTCTGTTGCAGGCAGGCTTTTATTCTTGAAATAGGCATAGGAATGACTCCAACTACCAGAAGTCCGCATATGAGCAACCCGACCCAGATAACCACAACGGCGATCAAGGCCGTAAATCGGTTCTCGGAAAAGATATCGACTTCGGGAATAGCCGGGAAATCATTTTCAATTCGGCTTCCTGTGATTGTCCCACCGCGCATTTTGACAATTTCGGGTGCCCGCGCATCTCCCTGGATTTCACCGGTCGAGGTTACGGTGATTTTCTTATAGGAAATGACATCGCCGACAACCACTCCGCGAACCGTAACCGGTCCCACCGCCACCACCGGACCGATCACTTTTTCGTCGACGCCGATAACAACCGCTCCCAGTTTCAATCCCTTAATTTGCTTTAACTCGGCCAGTTTTTCCGCCCTCAATCCCTCGACATCCGGAATTTCGGGGACTTCGGGGATTTCAACCGTCTCCCGGCGTCCGAAAACCGTCTGAGTTCTCCCCGAATCACCGGAATGCCGGATAAAGGTATCCCGCGTGAAATCGTAGTCCCATTCATGGCCTTCTTCATCAACACCATAGGCGCCTTCGGGAGTCAAATGCAATTCAATAAACTCGTCAGTCGTAATCGATGAATCATTAATCGAGGCAGAATCGTCGGGCATGATCAAGGTCTGTGATTTAACAGTACTTCCCTCATCCGCGGCCAATAGGATAAAAAGAGGAATCACAGCCAGAATCAGGGCGATTGGAATTGCCGAGAATGCGATGTATCTGGTATTTCGATTGCTCATATAATCACACCCCTAATATTGTGCCAGGCGGATATCGCCGGTCGCCGTCAGGATTGTTATTTTGGGCCCGGACATACCGAAATTCCCGATCAACTTTTTTTCCGACTGGTTTCTGATGGTCAGGGGAAGATCGACCTTGATTTCGCCCGATTCCGTTTCCATATTGACGCTTCCTGAAGCGAATTCGGGGACCAGCAGATTAACCCGTCCACTGCCCGTTTCGAAAAAGTACTCATTCTCCGAAAGCAACTCGGTTTTTACCGTAATATTACCGGATCCGGTTTCTATATGAAATGAACCGTATTCCTGCTCGGCGTTAACCTCTCCTGAGGTCGATTTAATTCCAATATCGCCATTGATCTTGGATAATCTGGTTTTTCCTGATGTCCCGATGATTTTAAGCGATCCTTTGATATCGGTCCCGACTTTATCCCCGGAAGTTGTTTGAAGTTCGACCGCTCCCTCAACGTAGCCGAAATTTATATTCGATGAGCTGACATCAACGTCGACATTACCCTCAATACCGGATATGTCGATTTCACCCGAGGTGGCGTTGATGGACAGATTTCCCCTTATATTGGAAATCTCTACCGGCCCCGAGCCACCGATCACATGGATATCACCGACAAGATCGGCAACCCGAATAGCCCCGGACGGGGATTTCATTTCAAGAGCGCATTCTTCAGGAACCAGGATGGTAAAATCCACCGATCCAAAAGCATCGTCGTCGCTTTTAAATAGTCGATTCCAGAAAGATTCGGCACCATCGGCCAGGTCATGATAACGAGTATTGATGAGAATCCGGCGGCCCTGTTTTTCGGCCTTTATTTCGATATGTTCGGCCACCCTTTCCGCCTCGGTCTGATCCACGGCCCGGACATTTTTTATAGCCCGAATGGTTATGGTTTTTTCCGTCACTCCCCGGACCTCTATCCGCCCGTTCAGGTTGATGATAAGAAGTTCGGCCTTTTGTGGAAGTTCAAAACTTTTTTCATATTCAAATTTGAAGGCCGTTCCGCGGACAGAAACCGCCCCCGATATAAACGAAATTAGAATGTAGACAATAATTCTGAACATATTCTGCCCCCCCGAATTCTCAAAATGGGCGGAGCTTCTTTTTAAGAAGCTCCCGGGCCCGGAAAATACGGGCTTTTACCGTTCCTATCGGAATATCCAGTGCTTCAGCTATTTCTTCGTACGATTTATTGTCCTTATGACGGTAAATAATAACCATTCGGTATTTCTGAGGCAGAGAGTCAATAGCATCGTTGATCGACAGGCGGCGTTCGCTATCGAGAAGATCTCTTTCGGGATTATGAGTCTCATCCGGAACCTCGATTTCAATCTGCCCATCGGTCGTTTCAGTCGGAGTGTCGAGCGACAGGGTTCGGATACGCTGCTTGCGCAGGTGATCGATGGCGCAGTTAGCCCCGATGCGATAGAGCCAGGTCGAAAACTTGTATTCCGCCCGGTATGAGTGAAGTGATGCAAATGCCTTCATAAACGTCTCCTGGACCAGGTCAGCGGCGGTTTCTTTGTCGCGGACAATCTTGAAGACAATATGAAAAATCGCCCGCTGATGCCGATCCATCAGTTTCCGATAAGCTCCCTGGTCACCGCCAAGGGCGCTGTCGATCAAAGCCTTGTCCGTCTCGGGCACCATAGCCTCTTGTACAGGTTACGTTTATTAGGCAACAGCAGTTTCAATATACCTGAAGATTATAAGAAATTGACTGACGCAACACAATTAAAAACACAAGGATTACCAGGCCGGACAATGTCATAAGATATCCTTGAGGAAAGTGTTCATAAATTGCACAACCGGATTATATGGCTGGATTTGATTCCGGGGCGAAGATAATTTAGTTGATTGAAAGACCATAAGATTTGATATTGGAAACAGCCAACCTTATGAATGGGGATAATCCGAAGTTATGGCCATTAATCCCGAATATGGTCGCCAGGATCCCGAACGATCATACCGTCAGGGAGACACGGTCGGATCATACCGTCTGTTGAAGCAAATTGCCTCGCAGGCGGAAGAACAGGTCTTTATTGCCGATGACCAGCGGGGCAACCGCAAAGTCACTTTAAGGCTAATTTCCACGCGGAAAACCTCTTTCAACGACGAAACCGATCAGGCGGTGAAGACCGCTGAACTTTTGGCTGAATTGAAATCGCCCAATATAATGGCTGTCTATGAGATTGGCGAGGTGCCGGGTTACCGCTTCATAGCCATGGAATATCTGGAAGGACTGACTTTACGGCAGGTAATGCTGTCAGGCGATCTCTCGATTCTCGGGACACTGGAGATCAGCAGTCAAATTTGTAATGGTTTGAGACAGGCTCATGCCAATGATATTTTCTTTACCGATCTCAATCCGGATAATGTGGTTGTTACGGGTGATAAAACGGTAAAAATGATCAGCCAGGGAGTGGCCGGTCCTGATGACGATCGGGATCAATTACCCATGTCCCAGCGGCTTCAGGATCTGGCCTATTTCCCTCCCGAACAGCTTGAGGCTCGTGAGATCGACGCCCGTTCAAATGTCTTTACGGTCGGAGTAATTCTGTATGAAATGATAACCGGAAGGCGACCGTTTGGGGGGGGAGTAAACGAAATAAAAAACGCTATCAAAGGCAGTGGTCCTGAGCGCCCATCTCAAATTAATCCTGATTGCGGTCCGGAACTGGAACGGGTGATTTTGAGAATGCTGGAGAAAAATCCGGCCCGACGTTACCCGCAGGCAGGGGATGTTGTCATTGAACTGGACCGAATCAAGGCCGCTTTGCCGCCCGCTTTCGCCAAACCGATTAAAAGAAAAGATCCCTGGAACCGGGTGGTTCTGGTGGCCGTGATCATTCTGGTTATTATCTCGATTATCAATTTTATCCTGCAATATCTTAAGTAGCCGATCGGCAAATCGTTACATAATCATCCCGGTAAACAACCGGATAAGGAAGAGATATACCGGGGAAATATCTCTGCTCGATCGGGCCATAGAAAATATAGTCAACCTCGGAGGGAATCAGACCCATTCGATAGGTCCTGGTGATATTATTATACCTTTCCTTCCAGTTTATCCCCAGATGTGCAACATGACCGATAAAACCGAGATAAACAGGACGATATTGCATAACCAGGGCTATTTCATAGGCGTCGGCGGTAACCGCCATAAAACAGGCTTGCGGCTCGGTGTTTGCTCTGATCCAGTTGAAGGATGATTCCAGCTTGGAATCAAAACGGGGATAATAACCATCGCCGCGTATTCTATATTTGGAGTATCCCGAAAATAAAAACCCGATGAACAACAGAGCTAAAACAAGATGAAGGGCAAACCTCGATTTTTTATGTACGGATTCACCCCCGGCGACGAGCATGGCCCCGGCATAATAAATCATGAAAATAGCGAAAAATGGATTGTAATGAATAAAGGAACCGAAAAGCAAAGCAATAACAAAAAGTAAAATCATTTCCCGCTGGCGATAAAAGAAAATCAAAATGAAAAACGGGGTGGCA is a genomic window containing:
- a CDS encoding PDZ domain-containing protein, producing MKTIFSIAALIILAAGSVSAQNFNFDRIYQDAEKYTVAVDLVIEVSFGMQTTEAESRGIGAVVSSDGLVLFDGTSVNSDDPLSAMAGMQVSAEPKSIEITMMDGTKYPAEFIGVDRFTKIGFCRITASDNRKFDYVKFRGRGKFRLGEWLLIYYLLPDFVTPDLGADIGLVSANISAPEEFVLTVGFNSLQLTSIMYDTSGNAVGVLGNLENPALSGFDASRMMESFSQFDDFMPLLGLIDAERLNKLIENPPKQGKVDRGWLGIYLQALTSDIAEFWGITSPGGIIVNEVVKDSPADSAGIKTGDIIISLQGTPIEVNKEDNLPIFQKKISEMGAGVPIDFEILRRLDGQIDTLDIHVILAQAPISPAEAPDYENDDFELTVRDMVFADYSVLNLERSFKGVVVKEVEPGGWASVGGMFPGDIIQSIGGEKITSVIDAKTAFARLAQDKPEEAIFFIYRDSKTLFVNIKTDW
- a CDS encoding trypsin-like peptidase domain-containing protein codes for the protein MMKQIAALFLTFFLSIPVLAGPPLSMQNDIYKARDKVLPALVHIQPVITDFRTGKMRKQSVVGSGVIFHKDGYVVTNYHVAGKAERIICTLYDKEQVKAELIGGDPLTDIAVIKLDLSKYKGTIETAEFGNSDSVQVGQFVLAMGSPLALARSVSSGVISTTDRYFSGETRLPTGERTGIYNNWIQTDAAINPGNSGGPLVDLKGRIVGINSRATLFANNIGFSIPSNIVREVIDAILKDGKVTRSWIGVQCQSLQDLEGWFGTNRDEGVLVASIDSKSPAEEAGLQAGDIILKVDNQPVSARFDEQLPAFYKLIADRPVGSRIELTVMRNDRTIYVDVITHALGEIMGEDLECKEWGFTVKAITKQMAVENQLEDTLGVFVSGVKRVSAAEEAGLRSGDVIRGINEEPTLQFSVFVDNYNELVSAEAKKVLLTVKHFGSIKFVLIKVDHQSKAEEENIEEQ
- a CDS encoding polymer-forming cytoskeletal protein, which codes for MSNRNTRYIAFSAIPIALILAVIPLFILLAADEGSTVKSQTLIMPDDSASINDSSITTDEFIELHLTPEGAYGVDEEGHEWDYDFTRDTFIRHSGDSGRTQTVFGRRETVEIPEVPEIPDVEGLRAEKLAELKQIKGLKLGAVVIGVDEKVIGPVVAVGPVTVRGVVVGDVISYKKITVTSTGEIQGDARAPEIVKMRGGTITGSRIENDFPAIPEVDIFSENRFTALIAVVVIWVGLLICGLLVVGVIPMPISRIKACLQQNFIKSFFIGLLILLAFGPVMALLSLTVIGIPIALIALPIGLCLAVIFGIVGMGSLIGDIAAKYYDGLDKSQLVKIIFGISIMVIFWLFMALLMIKPGSVTNGFATLFLVLSIIIWSFVVSAGLGAVVMTRFGKRECGAISIEIKVDRVQPPPPPTPPPLNPNDNKIG
- a CDS encoding DUF4097 family beta strand repeat protein gives rise to the protein MFRIIVYILISFISGAVSVRGTAFKFEYEKSFELPQKAELLIINLNGRIEVRGVTEKTITIRAIKNVRAVDQTEAERVAEHIEIKAEKQGRRILINTRYHDLADGAESFWNRLFKSDDDAFGSVDFTILVPEECALEMKSPSGAIRVADLVGDIHVIGGSGPVEISNIRGNLSINATSGEIDISGIEGNVDVDVSSSNINFGYVEGAVELQTTSGDKVGTDIKGSLKIIGTSGKTRLSKINGDIGIKSTSGEVNAEQEYGSFHIETGSGNITVKTELLSENEYFFETGSGRVNLLVPEFASGSVNMETESGEIKVDLPLTIRNQSEKKLIGNFGMSGPKITILTATGDIRLAQY
- a CDS encoding sigma-70 family RNA polymerase sigma factor; this encodes MVPETDKALIDSALGGDQGAYRKLMDRHQRAIFHIVFKIVRDKETAADLVQETFMKAFASLHSYRAEYKFSTWLYRIGANCAIDHLRKQRIRTLSLDTPTETTDGQIEIEVPDETHNPERDLLDSERRLSINDAIDSLPQKYRMVIIYRHKDNKSYEEIAEALDIPIGTVKARIFRARELLKKKLRPF
- a CDS encoding serine/threonine protein kinase — protein: MAINPEYGRQDPERSYRQGDTVGSYRLLKQIASQAEEQVFIADDQRGNRKVTLRLISTRKTSFNDETDQAVKTAELLAELKSPNIMAVYEIGEVPGYRFIAMEYLEGLTLRQVMLSGDLSILGTLEISSQICNGLRQAHANDIFFTDLNPDNVVVTGDKTVKMISQGVAGPDDDRDQLPMSQRLQDLAYFPPEQLEAREIDARSNVFTVGVILYEMITGRRPFGGGVNEIKNAIKGSGPERPSQINPDCGPELERVILRMLEKNPARRYPQAGDVVIELDRIKAALPPAFAKPIKRKDPWNRVVLVAVIILVIISIINFILQYLK